A stretch of the Pelmatolapia mariae isolate MD_Pm_ZW linkage group LG23, Pm_UMD_F_2, whole genome shotgun sequence genome encodes the following:
- the LOC134621219 gene encoding protein NLRC3-like produces the protein MDQCEDREEGVPPSKRARESQSKAQRIAERLDFPEPGPSCVSMSSEKSKELYGVNYKKDSASERVDQESLEIPSGQSAQQHQTNLDSIFQLLEDNVVSFVKNEMKMIKESLSPDYTGCLKSHSEDEKVLKNEDEEEQRRNNRDAVVKIILHFLRKLKQGELADHLQSKFPNFPVCRHTLKSTLKKKFQCVFEGIPKAGNPTPLNQIYTELYITEGGTAAVNDEHEVRQIETASRKPDRPEKIIKQEDLFKISSGRQKPVRTVLTKGVAGIGKTVLTQKFTLDWAEDKVNQDIQFMFPFTFRELNVLKEKKFSLVELVHHFFTESKKAGTCSFEDFQVVFIFDGLDECRLPLDFHNTEIITDPRKSTSVDVILTNLIKGKLLPTARLWITTRPAAANQIPANFVDVVTEVRGFTDPQKEEYFMKRFRDVKLARNVVSHIKTSRSLHIMCHIPVFCWITATVLKDMLNTREGGELPKTLTEMYIHFLVVQAKVKKAKYDGGTETDPHWSPESRKMIESLGKLAFEQLQKGNLIFYESELTECGIDIRAASVYSGVFTQIFKEERGLYQDKVFCFVHLSVQEFLAALHVHLTFINSGVNLLDEQQKSSHQCETDEYFYESAVDKALQSPNGHLDLFLRFLLGLSLQTNQTLLQGLLTQTGSSSQTNQGTVQYIKKKLSENLSAEKNINLLHCLNELNDCSLVEEIQQSLRLGHLSADKLSPAQWSALVFILLSSEKDLDVFDLKKYSASEEALLRLLPVVKTSSKALLSSCNLSVKSCGALTSVCSFQSSNLTELDLSNNDLRDSGAKMLSSGLTILHLQLETLRLSGCLITQEGCSSLASSLHSRGSHLRELDMSYNHPGEAGMILLKNLKLETLRVEPAGEHWLRPGLRKYSCQLTIDTNTVNRNLKLSDNNRKVTRVEEFQSYPDHPDRFDDGYPQLLCKNDLIGRCYWEVEWRELAEISVSYRKIVRKGDSNDCLFGRNDHSWSLYCSHDYGFDVYHNKKKTCISSYSSSSSVSNRVAVYVDCPAGTLSFYRVSSDTLIHLHTFNTTFTETLYPGFGLWFGQSGASVSLCVG, from the exons atggatcagtgtgaggacagagaggagggagtccctccctctaaaagagCCAGAGAGAGCCAGagcaaagctcagag gaTCGCTGAAAGATTAGACTTTCCTGAGCCTGGACCTAGCTGTGTGTCCATGAGCAGCGAGAAGTCAAAGGAGTTGTACGGTGTTAATTACAAAAAAGATTCTGCTTCAGAGAG GGTGGACCAGGAGAGTTTAGAGattcccagtggtcagtctgcccagcagcatcaaacaaaTCTGGATTCCATATTTCAg CTGTTGGAGGACAATGTTGTCAGCTTTGTGAAGAATGAGATGAAGATGATTAAGGAGAGTTTAAGTCCAGATTATACAGGATGCTTAAAGAGTCACAGTGAAGATGAGAAGGTTTTGAAAAATGAGGAtgaggaagagcagaggaggaaCAACAGAGATGCAGTTGTGAAGATCATTCTGCACTTCCTGAGGAAACTGAAGCAGGGAGAACTGGCAGACcatctgcagagca aaTTTCCCAATTTCCCAGTGTGCCGGCATACACTTAAATCtacactgaagaagaagttccagtgtgtgtttgagggaaTTCCTAAAGCAGGTAACCCAACACccctgaatcagatctacacagagctctacatcacagagggagggactgcagcggtcaatgatgaacatgaggtcagacagattgaaacagcatccaggaaaccagacagaccagaaaaaataattaaacaggAAGATCTATTTAAAATATCATCTGGAAGACAAAAACCagtcagaacagtgctgacaaagggagtggctggcattggaaaaacagtcttaacacagaagtTCACtttggactgggctgaagacaaagtgAACCAAGACATCCAGTTCATGTTTCCATTCACTTttagagagctgaatgtgctaaaagagaaaaagttcagcttggtggaacttgttcatcacttctttactgaaagtAAAAAAGCAGGAacctgcagctttgaagacttccaggttgtgttcatctttgatggtttagatgagtgtcgacttccccTGGACTTCCACAACACTGAGATCATAACTGACCCccgaaagtccacctcagtggatgtgatactgacaaacctcatcaaggggaaactgcttcccaccgctcgcctctggataaccacgcgacctgcagcagccaatcagatccctgcTAATTTTGTTGAcgtggtgacagaggtcagaggattcactgacccacagaaggaggagtacttcatgAAGAGATTTAGAGATGTGAAGCTGGCTAGGAATGTAGTCTCCcatatcaagacatcacgaagcctccacatcatgtgccacatcccagtcttctgctggatcactgctactgTTCTGAAGGACATGCTGAacaccagagagggaggagagctgcccaaaacactgacagagatgtacatccacttcctggtagTTCAGGCAAAAGTCAAAAAGgccaagtatgatggaggaactgagacagatccacactggagtccagagagcaggaagatgattgaatcTCTGGGGAAACTGGCTTTTgagcagctgcagaaaggaaacctgatcttctatgaatcagaacTGACAGaatgtggcatcgatatcagagcagcctcggtgtactcaggagtgttcacacagatctttaaagaggagagaggactgtaccaggacaaggtgttctgctttgttcatctgagtgttcaggagtttctggctgctcttcatgtccaccTGACATTTATTAACTCTGGAGTTAATCTGCTGGACGAGCAACAAAAATCATCGCATCAGTGTGAAACAGATGAATACTTCTATGAGAGTGCTGtggacaaggccttacagagtccaaatggacacttggacttgttcctccgtttcctcctgggtctttcacttcagaccaatcagactctcctacaaggcctgctgacacagacaggaagtagctcacagaccaatcaggGAACAGTTCAGTATatcaagaagaagctcagtgagaatctgtctgcagagaaaaataTCAATCTGCTCCACtgtttgaatgaactgaatgattgttctctagtggaggagatccaacagtccctgagattGGGACATCTCTCTgcagataaactgtctcctgctcagtggtcagctctggtcttcatcttactgtcatcagaaaaagacctggatgtgtttgacctgaagaaatactctgcttcagaggaggctcttctgaggctgctgccagtagTTAAAACTTCCAGTAAAGCTCT GTTGAGCAGCTGTAACCTCTCAGTGAAAAGCTGTGGAGCTCTCACCTCGGTCTGCAGTTTTCAGTCCTCCAATTTgacagagctggacctgagtaacaatgacCTGAGAGATTCAGGGGCGAAAATGTTGTCTTCTGGACTGACAATTTTACACCTACAACTAGAAACGCTCAG GCTGTCTGGCTGTCTGATCACACAAGAAGGTTGTTCTTCTCTGGCATCAAGTCTGCACTCTAGGggctcccatctgagagagctggacatgagctacaatcatccaggagaaGCAGGCATGATACTACTGAAGAATCTGAAACTTGAAACTCTAAG ggtggagcctgctggagaacattggttgagaccaggtctgaggaagt attcctgtcaactcacaatcgacacaaacacagtaaataGAAATctcaaactgtctgacaacaacaggaaggtgacacgtgtggaggagtttcagtcatatcctgatcatccagacagatttgatgatGGGTATCCTCAACTGTTGTGTAAAAATGATCTGattggtcgctgttactgggaggttgaATGGAGAGAACTGGCTGagatatcagtgagttacagaaaaATTGTAAGGAAAGGAGACAGTAATGACTGTTTGTTTGGAAGGAATGATCATTCATGGAGTCTGTACTGCTCTCATGACTATGGATTTGATGTTTAtcacaataagaaaaaaacatgcatcTCCTCctattcctcctcctcctctgtctctaacagagtagcagtctatgtggactgtcctgctggcactctgtccttctacagagtctcctctgacactctcatccacctccacaccttcaacaccacattcactgaaactctttatcctgggtttggGTTATGGTTTGGTCAGTCTGGTGCTTCAGTGAGTCTGTGTGTAGGTTAG